One genomic window of Verrucomicrobiia bacterium includes the following:
- the rho gene encoding transcription termination factor Rho: protein MARVPKKAAKKAAKKASAPEAEQPSLIEAPEAVETPAPAPEPEPVKVVPTAPPAPAPVKPAAPAPAPRAVAPAPAPVSRKISSSDELEPPKHAVEEHYEEEAPRNTNPGQPQIRINISQLQAMAIGELNKMAKEMGIENFGTMKKHEVIFQILQKNAERNGILFGEGVLEILPEGFGFLRSQSFNYLPCPEDIYVSPSQIRRFDLQTGDIIAGQIRPPKEKERFFALLKVESVGHEEPDKAKDKTHFDNLTPLFPNKRFLLETGSEEYSTRVLDLVCPIGKGSRGLIVAPPRTGKTVLMQKLANAIIKNNPECYLFILLIDERPEEVTDMERTCREAEVIASTFDEPPERHVQVAEMVIEKAKRMIEHKKDVVILLDSITRLARAYNTVQPHSGKILSGGVDANALHKPKRFFGAARNIEEGGSLTIIATALVDTGSRMDEVIFEEFKGTGNMEVHLDRHLVDRRIFPSINIELSGTRKEELLYHPDEYGRVVMLRRALTGVPPVEAMELMLNKLKKTRSNIEFLLTMAIN, encoded by the coding sequence ATGGCACGAGTACCCAAAAAGGCTGCTAAGAAAGCAGCAAAGAAAGCGTCCGCACCTGAAGCGGAACAGCCGTCATTGATTGAAGCACCGGAAGCAGTGGAAACCCCAGCACCTGCTCCGGAGCCAGAACCCGTCAAAGTTGTCCCCACAGCTCCGCCCGCACCCGCTCCGGTGAAGCCCGCAGCGCCGGCTCCGGCTCCCAGAGCAGTCGCACCTGCTCCTGCACCAGTTTCGCGGAAGATTTCTTCTTCTGATGAATTGGAACCGCCGAAGCATGCGGTGGAAGAGCATTACGAAGAAGAGGCTCCGCGTAATACCAACCCGGGACAGCCGCAGATCCGCATCAACATCAGTCAGCTCCAGGCGATGGCCATCGGTGAGCTGAACAAGATGGCTAAGGAGATGGGGATCGAGAACTTCGGCACGATGAAGAAGCACGAAGTGATCTTCCAGATCCTGCAGAAGAATGCCGAACGTAACGGCATCCTCTTCGGCGAAGGTGTGCTGGAAATCTTGCCGGAAGGCTTCGGCTTCCTGCGCTCGCAGAGCTTCAATTACCTGCCTTGCCCGGAAGACATCTACGTGTCGCCCTCGCAGATCCGCCGTTTTGATTTGCAGACCGGTGATATCATCGCCGGTCAGATCCGTCCGCCGAAAGAAAAGGAACGTTTCTTCGCTCTGTTGAAAGTGGAATCTGTCGGCCACGAAGAGCCGGACAAGGCGAAGGACAAGACGCATTTCGACAACCTCACGCCGTTGTTCCCGAACAAGCGTTTCCTCTTGGAAACCGGTTCGGAAGAATACTCCACACGCGTGCTGGACTTGGTCTGTCCGATCGGTAAAGGCAGCCGCGGTCTGATCGTCGCTCCGCCTCGCACGGGTAAAACGGTGCTGATGCAGAAGCTGGCGAACGCCATCATCAAGAACAATCCTGAGTGCTACCTCTTCATTCTCCTCATCGACGAACGTCCTGAGGAAGTGACGGACATGGAGCGCACCTGCCGTGAGGCGGAAGTGATCGCTTCTACGTTCGACGAACCGCCTGAGCGTCACGTGCAAGTGGCTGAGATGGTGATCGAGAAGGCCAAGCGCATGATCGAGCACAAGAAGGATGTCGTCATCCTGCTCGACTCCATCACGCGTCTCGCACGCGCTTACAACACGGTGCAACCGCACTCCGGCAAGATCCTGTCCGGCGGTGTGGATGCGAACGCGTTGCACAAGCCGAAGCGCTTCTTCGGTGCAGCCCGTAACATCGAAGAGGGCGGCTCGTTGACGATCATCGCCACGGCGCTGGTGGATACCGGCTCCCGCATGGATGAAGTGATCTTCGAAGAGTTCAAGGGCACAGGTAACATGGAAGTTCACTTGGACCGCCATTTGGTGGACCGGCGCATATTCCCTTCGATCAACATCGAATTGTCCGGCACTCGCAAAGAAGAGCTGCTGTATCATCCGGACGAATACGGCCGCGTGGTCATGCTGCGTCGTGCGCTCACGGGCGTGCCGCCGGTCGAGGCGATGGAATTGATGCTGAACAAGCTGAAGAAGACGCGCAGCAACATCGAATTCCTGCTGACGATGGCGATCAACTGA